AACTCCTGAGGGATGCTTAGGAATGGTAGGagctgagcaacatttaaggagTAAAGTATGGTGGCCTGCCATGGACAAAGTAGCAGAGAGAAATTGTAAAGTCTATCATGGATGCCAACTTGGCCCTAGAGTTGATGCAGTTAATACCACTGCCACAAgtactttttacattttacttattttaacttacacctttatccaaagtgatgtgcaATTGAGGAagaattttacttacacaagaATGTGAAAATGACATCAAACACTTCACGCCCACTCCAAGACAGGCTGAGGCAAACAGAGAAGTGGAGCGCCAGAATCGAGAGACATATTCCAAGGGACTTGCGTGAGAAAAGAAGCTCAGAAAGAATGTCAGGGTGCAGAGAGGAACCGTGCACAACTGGGCGTGTAAAAGTACCACCCGGCTGCAGACCAAGGCCCAAGCAGCCAtccacacactcagacacacacagaacaagAGGAGGAGTGCAAATTgtctgcagggggcagcacaaaGTGGCATATGCTCATGTGACTGCAAGCAGATCAATTTTTAATCAGACGGGAGAAAGTTCAGCACATAGTTCAACGCTATGCCACACACAGCCTTGCATAAGAGGGCAACTAGAGTGATTTGACCCAGAGGAGCTCAGTCGTAACACCACCTTTACGAAGAGGTACTTTGCTGTTTTAAATACCCTGAGCCCATGTCTGATTGTATTAAATCTACAGCACATCATGTACGGTCACAAAGGCAGAAAAGATTGCTCCAGAAAGTGAGCCTTGGCCATTAgtttaaaatagaaaataattataataatcgatactttattgatccccgtggggaaattgtctttacgcttccctcaacttgctctttgtagagtaagctgtccatgaagggcagccacccatagcagcgcccagggagctgggggttaagggccttgctcaaggacccacagacatgctgaggctgggtttgaaccgacgaccttctgattacaggcacacagataTGTGGATAGAAGGAAAATTTGATTATCTCCGGAAAATTTGTTGAATCAGTTTAGGTTCCGGTAAAGGTGGCTGTTGTGCGCTGGAATGCATAGCCTGTACCTCATCTGTTTTAGATGATGCCACCAGAAAAGGAGTCTATATTCTATAGTATAGTATATACAAGGAAGAAAATGAAGAGTTGGCATGTATGTGATatagaaaaactgaaaaataatgtggagtaagttttttttttaaatcagccaCTCGGTACTCCACCGTGTACTACGTATAATCCTTcacttcatcatcatcatcatcatcatcacctttTTGCCCAGTGTTAGgctcacaaaaacacacacacacacacacacacacacacacacacacgcacatacacagacacacacacgcacacgggCGCCCAAGACTGAGGACAGACATGGAGACAGTTGGTATGTAAAGAACATGGTAAAACTGTCCTGTCACTGAgtgaaaacacatttattggtAACAAACATGGGGACTAATCACACATCTCCAGTCTTGGATGAGCTAACATGCACATACAACAGAGAACATTAAATCATTATACTATATACAGAGCAGTGTCCCTGACAGTAATACAGAGGGACGATGCATATAACCCGGATATTATAGATAACGCTATATCTGGCTGTCATACACAGGATTATGAATTATAACCATGATATTATGCACATATTTATATGTGACTGTCatgcacagaaacacagaataTAACATGGAATTATACATAATGATGTATGTGATGTTATACACAGGACTAAGAGACATAACTATGCTAATATAGATAATGATGTTTGTGTTAATTGCACaaacagccccctccccccagacagAGAGTTCCATTACACAGGAcccagtgacagtgacagaccACATGAATGAAGCGTTATGGAAAGGCTACCAGTCCTGTAGATTGCCCTAAGTGACTTCTTCTTGGATGTCTTGAGGTCCCAGGTCCTATCTGCCGGCTCCCTGCCAATGGCCAATGGGATTCAGGTCTTGGGGGGCCCACGCTAGTGGGTCTCTCAGGACTCAGACGGCACACACATGGACGAGGCCAAAATCATAGGCTGTCTGGAAGAACGTGCTGAGACACGGTGGAGACCTGACATTAAAAACTAACGGGTGTGAAAATGTGTGTAAAGAGCGGCGTGGCATCGACTCCATCAAAGTATTAATACAGGCTGCAGAAAAGTACAAGTGCAGCCCCAGCAGCTGGTTAACAGTATCCTGCATCGTAATCCTGCAGTCCAGTAAGCTACAATCGCATCAAGacttctacaatctgattttCAAGGCTGAAACGCTGTTTTGTTTCTGCCGACTGCAGCCCAGAAACCAGTACCCCGTTCTCTGATGAGTACTGTTGCCATGGGATACCATTTATTACTACACCTGTACTGCTCATTATGGGTAGTCAAATGGCTGGATATTCTACTGTCACAATCGTGGCTAAGTAGCTCAGGGAGCCTTTGATGGGAACCTGGATCCATACTGTTTCACTGCCAGTAAAAATCACACCTCGAAGGAGGTTACAGGCAACTGGGAAATGAAAAGTAGATCGACTTGCTGTATTCCAGAGGAGTGAGTTACGGTCTGTCCGCCACTCAAAATGGCTTCTGCTGGCCACAAGCCTGAAAGAACATATGGCGATAAGGCTCCAAGCTCAATAAAGGCAGAGGAGTGTATCTTATCTACATCGCTCACAGCTGCCATCAGTGTTAAACACGAGAGTGAGCGAACTAATGCAGCAATCAGACGAACCAATCTACAACACCTGGGATGCTGGGATGGACTCAGCACCTAGATCCCAAAgggaaaataacattttattggAAATTAATTCAGCTCTATTGCATTGTGGATAAAACTGCCAAAACTCACGCTCTCAGGTGTCACATTCCAGAAGTCAACAGAAGATACTGTTTTTTCAGTCTGTAACCAAGCTTTAGGCTCATGGGAGTTctgcttacacaaaaatgttgagGGCAGAAGGAAGATGATtcgttcagagagataaccaaccAGATTGTACAGGAAGTGGATCCAAGCAATTTGGGCAGGTGGGACAAAGATATTTGATTGGTTGGCCCCACCTCCTGTAGTTTCTTGGATCtgcctctacaatctgattggttatttctaGAAATGGGCCAATCCACTgttttttcagttccaatccaattccgatacacaactgccgatattgatacagattccgatacatgAACTCTATttcctttaatattttaatagaataaatatatatatttatactgtatatattattaatattttaagctagtaaatacagatgaaaaacaaatgccaaaaaatctttaattaggccACTAGAAACATAGATAACATACTGTTCCAACTCGTTTGTgcgtcttgttttaagcgtttttgtgCCATTTGCAGTTCAGTTTGAGAATCTTCCAAGTGAGGATATGCAAGTggcaaatgcttaaaatgccctaCAATTTTTCTCCCTCTGGCAACAGCCTCACTCACACTTCGGTGTGATAGCGGCCCCCCCTGTATCACAAGCTACAGCGAGTAGtaaaacagcccaagctagtGACTCCCAAATCAGCCATTGCATTTTTCATATTACTGCCTGTGCTTTGTTTGCTGGAATTATCCACTAAATGctactcccacctctcaaaactttgtttttacaaagattgcaactCACTGTGCTACTAGTTACTGTTAAAAGCGTGAAGTACTCTTATATGATTTTCTTACGCTCCCcctactgcgaagggtatgcacatgacgtcacagcaggtgcgctcacacccactgagggGCAAATGATGCAATGGCAGCCTTAATATTCAGCTTGAATGTCACAAAAACACATCAAAAATGAGATAGAGCTGTCGTGCAATTCATTGTGCAAacagatttaacacgaaataggagctatctttttagagacagccaaaaactaaataagtaagtatcggaggtggatcggtcacgcatggccgatacccgatccgttaAATAGGTCTGGAACGGTGCTGATACCAGTCCGAATATTGGATCTGTGCATCTctagttatctctctgaaccaaccATTTCTccttctgtcctcagaacattttcaTGTAACTAAAACTCAAATGAGTAACTTTAACTGTTGTCCTCCTACTAAACTGTTGGCAGTTTAGCATAGGTGTGATTTTACGTTGTGCCAAATGCAccctgagtttttttttttttgaggtcaCAACTTGTAATAACAATGAATGTCAACACTATGTTGCTAAATCCTGTTCTGGACTAAAAATTCTTGtactaaacattttaaaattacacaaatcAGAAATCCTTAAAATGTCCTAACAATAAACATCAAATATAAACACCCCCCTAAAaagaataaacaaaaatgtgtaGAAGATCACTATAGATCAAAACACTGGAAACAACTGACTCATGGATATTTTTGTCTGCCCACAGGCTTTCGTCTTGTCACTTTCTAATTCTGTGAGCGAAAGCAAAGCCTTTCTGTATGTGAAGCTCCAGACCTAATGCGCATGGAAAAAATGACCCCGTTTGATGGTCAACATGCTGTTGATTGGAAATGGCCCAACAGCATAGCGTGGGAGACCAGCAGATAAAAATGGAATGACCAATGACTCCTGGAGATCACAGATGTCTATATTTAATTCATCGGCCTCCAGCCTCCATCAATGACATCAGCTATAAGCCACACCTAGAACGATTGGATTATAGAACCTGCAGTTTCCATAATGGgcataaaatacagaaaagccCACAATGTTGCCATTATCCCTTGGAAGAACCATATTCTGAAACCCACAATATAGCCCATATCCCTCATAGGAGATGCATTTAAACCTCTGTCTTCCGCATTAGGGCAAAGCTCCCAGTGCAATCAAGCTTTCAAATGCGACTGACCACAGATCCATGGCAGCCATGTGAGAGATGCTTAGGACGTGATCCAGCACCGACATTAGGAGGAGACATGTAACAAAGTTAACAGCAACATGAAGGGAAGACGTCCGACGTCCGCATGAGAGAGTTTGAAGGTGACGAGAAACAAAGACCAAACTAGCAGCTTCCCCATGCTGATCATGCTAAGCTAGCACACGCTAACAGCCTCGAGTCAGGGGATCACGGTCGACCCGAGGCAGGCCATGTATCATTCATCAGCCATTGCTGCTGTGTCAGGTTTCAGGATCCCACAATCTAGCTATAGCAGGACCATGCATCTTAAATCAGCTCCTGCTCCATTTAGATTTATAGCTATTGCAAAGTTAAGCTGCCAAATTTGTCCACATTGACATTTGCTTAACCTATTTTTCCAAATCAAACACTCTctacatttgaaatatgaaaatgcAAACCATGACCTAGGCAAACCTGAagcattaaaatataaaacatgctCCCTGATATGTGGTCTCCCTGATATGATGGAACTGTGAATTCTCCAGGCTAAACTCTGGTCAGGGCTACATCACAAACTGGAAACCTGAACTAGCAGAAAGCATTCTCCTATTTCACAGCgaaatgcatttttctctgtCTGAGCGCCTCCTACAGGCCTTCTAAGCTACTGCAATGTACTAGTCACCAGCAGTAAGAGAGAGTGTTAGCAGTTATGCACGGCAAGGTACTCTATCGATAAAGCCATGAGCTTGGCAAGAGAGAGGTCCCAAAGGAAGGCATTGGGGGCAACGGTTCAAATGTAGAAAACTCAACTCACACAGCATGCACAAGTAGATGTTCACTCTTATACACTCAGTCCTGCAGCCCTGATCATTGTTCAGCTCTGACTTGAGCCATTCTCTTATTATGACTTGGGGCCATCAGGGCAGAATAAATGGCCTTCACTGCAACTAGAGAAAGAAAGGAAAACGTCTGTGATTTATTACTTGGTTCCCCGCAGCACACAGCTTCATCAAGTCCATTAGGCATCTGTCAGTTACTGCTGGTTCCCGATGGCAACTGTCCCATGGTTCCTCTAAGGGACCCAGTGGTCCTGTGAAGTGCTGTCTGATTGCTTATCTAAAAAATAATGTGGAGTGGATGGAACATGAATGGCATATGAACGAGCCAGCCGCCCTCGACATCTCCTATCAGGACCTAGCCCTCTGACACGCCGTCACCCGATTTGCTATGTGAAAAGTGGGCGGAGTCAGGGATGTGTTACCCAGAGAGACAGTTTTAAGGGGCTTCACCTGGCCTCTGtgaccagccaatcagatactgaatggaaaaacaacaaaatctgCAAAtctctgataaaaaaaaaaagaaatgaataaCATCTTATCAAACTGGTGTGgaaaaatattaaagaaaaagtAGACAACAAAAATGCATGTATTCAATGAATTAATGTATTCATCTTTATACTTTATCGGCAGCATGAAGTTTTCAGATTCAGATGAACATTCGTTTGTGCTCCTCCAACATGCCGAGTCTCCTTCTACTAAGACACACGAAAAGACTCCACTTTCACTAACTCAGTAAATTTCTGTTCTGCGGCTTCCTGCTGTAGCCGTGCTGCACGGCCCAACCCATAACCTAGTTCAGATGTTTACTGTACAACACATAAGCACATAAACACAGCTATGGTCTCTACTGTCTATATCCATGTTTTCTGTGGTGTAAAGCTTGATTGGGAGGGGGTGGGTAAAGGTGTGTACAGTAGATAAAAGGATACGGCATGTGTGGTACATTCTTATGCGCTAGTTACAGCACTGACAAAAAGTCTTGGaacgcttgcttaattctgttGCAAATTTACAACTTTCATGACAatcactaattaaaaagcacccagaaTGCTTATCAATTACATGTTTTAACACGGAACAACTCCTTTAGAACTAGAATGtaggtttcaatttattacagATTTTTTACTTTAAACTACTGGTTGTTcctaatgtgatttttttttgtaaacaaatggatgaagtaatgatttttcttacaAAACCGATAAATTTGCAATATGTTCACTGAATTAAGCAAAGTCCCACGACCTCCTGTGAGTTCTGTATGTAATGATATTTATATGCTTATTATAATTTCCAGAGTGACCTTCATGATCCTAACAGGTTCTCTGCATTTATGATGCAGTAGTATGGTTGTGTTGGTAGGGGGGTGATATGTGACGTCAGTTAAACTGTGGCTACTCCCCCGAGCCCTCACACAAcctctgtggtgggggggaaggTCACCCTGAGCTAAGGGTCCTACCGGAACAAAATATCCCTGCCATGCTCTCACTGGTCAACAAAGCCCACACTACAGTTTGCGGTCTTTCTGCTTTTCTCCCATCTCACTCCTTCAATGCCCAAATATGGTtggacatcaccccccccctccaccccaccacGGAGCTGCTTCACAGTATACATCCTTAAGTGCTACAGGTAAAATGCTGGAAAGTTCTCATCTGTTTCATATTCCTCTAAAGGTTAATGACAGAAACGGTTTGCGCATTACAACATGCCTAGTAAAATCGAGCTCCGCATTTGGGCTCCTATCCCCGACCGAGTGGCGCTCTTCCGATCCCACGCATCCGGGAAGCCGCAGCAGTTCTGAAAGCCCCGCTCGGCGTGGCTGATGCCTGTTCCGCCACACGCTCCGCCCAGCGTTCTCAGACCACAATGGGAGTGTCCGAGCAGACGGAGCTGACGGACTCTGCGTCCGACGTCTTCCTGCGATTGCCATCCCGCCGGTCCTCCGGCTCACACTGCTCCCCCGCTGCTCCTGGGCTCACTTTGCCGTTCTGGCCCTGCAGCTCCTTGGGGTCGATGAAGGCCACGTGGCGGGCGAGGCCGGCCCTTCCACTGGGCTCTCCGTGGCTGGGCGTGGAGCTCAGGGCAGACGAATGGACGCTGTCCTCACGGTGCGCCTTGGCCCGGCAGCAGCCCGGGCAGCAAAAGCACCGGCACGGAGTCAGGTACAGATagaccagcaccagcaccacgCTGGCCAGGCAGCCCACCAGCGTGGTGTAGGCCGTGTTCATGGAGTCGTGGCCGGCAGCTAAGGTGAAGTTATGCACCCTCACTGACACATAGATCGTCTCGTTTAGCACCTGGCCCGTGGCGAAGCAGGCGTAGATGCCAGAGTCCTCGAGGACAACGGGACTGATCTGCAAGTTGCCGTCTTTGAGCACCACCACGCTCTCGTTGCCATCTGGAGGCACCGGCATATTTCCTGGCCTCATCCAGGTCTTGGCCATGTCCCGCTGCCGCGTGTCACAGTTGAGGACGAGCGTCTGGCCCAGGTAGGCCTCTTGGTCAGCCGCCTTCACGGAGCTGCAGTTTAGGTAGTCCCTGTTGAGGTCAAAGATGTTCACCGTAGCCTTCTGCAGGCCAGGGAGGGAGCAGGTGTGGTCATCCTTGTAGTCTACAGCAGAGCTGAGATGCCGGAGGTGCCACTGGGCCACCAGGCTGTACAGCTCGCAGGAGCAGGGCAGAGAGTTGTTGTGAAAGAACAGGCCATTCTTGATCCAGGCAGGCAGGGCCTGGAGCTCCTGGATGGGTAGGACCTTGATCCTGTTGGAGGACACGTCCAGCAGAATCAGCTGCTCCAGCCGCGTCTTCTCCTTGACCAGCTCCAGGGGGAAGCGGGCCACCTGATTTTGACTCAGGTAGAGTTTCTGCAGGCTGACCAAGCCCGAGAAGGCGGAGCGGTCGATCTGGGAGATGTGGTTGTTGTATAGCAGCAGAACTTCCAGCTGCTCTAGCGGCTCGAAGATGTACTCGTCCAGCTGCCGCAGGGCATTGGAGGACAGGTCCAGGTGGCGCAGCTGCCTGACGTAGAGGAAAGCCTCAGTGGAGATGAAGGTCAGGCCGTTGTGGCTGAGCAGTAGGCTGTGAAGCTTGGCCAGCTTGACGGTGGTCCACTCAGCCCGCAGCCGTGTGATGCTgttgtagctcaggtccagcacGGCCGTGTACTGGGGCAGACCCACGGGCACGACAGTCAGGTTCGTCCTGGAGCAGCTGACGATGTTGCTGGCACAGacacaggtcatgtgacagttCAGGGCGGAGCCGGCGGCCCAGGGGAGCAGCAGGGTAAGGCTCAGCAAGACAGCGGGGCTGGGAGGGTGCCGAGCCGGCTGGCACTCGGCGCTGGGACAAAGCATTACGGCTGCTCCTGCGGGTTCGGGGGCGTCTTCCGTCAGCAGGGAGTCTCACTACAGCCCCAGGCAGCGGGGGCCGGATGCTCCGGCATTGTTAGCAGACAGCTGCAAGGAAAAGAAAAGTAATGCCTGTCAGTGACGGGCAGGACGTGAATAACATCGTCACACACGCGTGTGCCCTCACAGACAGCTCCACGTGCTCTTGCACACAAAAAAGTGTCAGCCTCTGCTTTCCATTTACCCAATGCATGATCCACGCACAGTAGCACtggttgggggttcgaatcctgcctccGCTCTGTGTGCATCGAGTTTGCATGATCTCTGTCACACAGCTATCCTCCCACGATGCtaaattggtgtctctaaatttcccatGTGTACGTGCCTGGTGACGGATTGGCACCCTGTCTCgcatgtttccccccccccccccccccccccccccccccgcctcggGCCCTATGCTGGCTATAacaggctcactgtgaccctgactAGGACAAGTTATTAAAAGATGGATGATGATCTATGCAAATGGAACCTATTTAAGGTGACAGTAGGACTGGCAAGCACGGTTTTTTGGCAAGCAGGCAAAGAAACACGAAACGTTTCATGGTGACCAGCCCACGTGCTGCTGGTATATGTCCAGCTAACTAGCAGCTCCTGGACGGCCCCTCACGAGAGGTGGAAGTGTTGCATTGCACCATTTTGTATATGCAAACAATCCCACTGTCCTGTCCCCGTAAAAGTCGCCCTTTTTAAAGTTCAGTAACAGCATGAATCACGTTAATCCTTATTTTCGGCAGGATTTTCACGCTCGTTGCATATAAAGTTAGTTGAAGCACATAACGCGTTTGTTTATTACCAGCCTTCTCACTGGGATTGGCTACGCCAAATAAAGTTATGATGTGCTCttagaagaaaaacaaaatcacaaacGCGGACCGGACAAAACACGCCCCAGGGTGACTGAAATGTAACGGTACCATGCATTTCGCTAGAATAATCTGTTTGGTTATTAAGGATGACATTACGAAAGAACAAGATGACGGAAAGGAATGCAAACGCATCTCTGTCTTTGGCACCCCCTTTAAATTCGCGCACTCTTCTGCTTTATCCGCTCTCCGGATAAATGCGTTGCAAGTGCATTAAATAATTCCCGGGAATATTCGGCATGCGCCCTTGAATTAAAACAATTGCCCGAAAAGGTCTCAGTCACAGCGTTACCTCTTGTAGGTGTCCGGAACATACTGGATCGGATCGGAACGCGGTACGCGGAATCAGTTCAGGCTTTTTCATATGC
This genomic interval from Paramormyrops kingsleyae isolate MSU_618 chromosome 8, PKINGS_0.4, whole genome shotgun sequence contains the following:
- the LOC111855054 gene encoding amphoterin-induced protein 1-like produces the protein MLCPSAECQPARHPPSPAVLLSLTLLLPWAAGSALNCHMTCVCASNIVSCSRTNLTVVPVGLPQYTAVLDLSYNSITRLRAEWTTVKLAKLHSLLLSHNGLTFISTEAFLYVRQLRHLDLSSNALRQLDEYIFEPLEQLEVLLLYNNHISQIDRSAFSGLVSLQKLYLSQNQVARFPLELVKEKTRLEQLILLDVSSNRIKVLPIQELQALPAWIKNGLFFHNNSLPCSCELYSLVAQWHLRHLSSAVDYKDDHTCSLPGLQKATVNIFDLNRDYLNCSSVKAADQEAYLGQTLVLNCDTRQRDMAKTWMRPGNMPVPPDGNESVVVLKDGNLQISPVVLEDSGIYACFATGQVLNETIYVSVRVHNFTLAAGHDSMNTAYTTLVGCLASVVLVLVYLYLTPCRCFCCPGCCRAKAHREDSVHSSALSSTPSHGEPSGRAGLARHVAFIDPKELQGQNGKVSPGAAGEQCEPEDRRDGNRRKTSDAESVSSVCSDTPIVV